TATAATTTTTCATTTGAAGGTGGGGAATCAAATCAAGTAGCTCAATTAAGAGGGATTAAGGGAATAAATAAAGTGCTTGATAAATTCGAAGGCGAAAATATTGTTATTGGAACACACGGAAATATAATGGTACTGATAATGAACTACTTTGACAACAATTACGACTACAGCTTTTGGAAACAACTCAAAATGCCGGATATTTATAAATTGAGTTTTAAAAGTGGGAAAATAAAAGAAATTGCCCATGTGAAATAATGACAATAGTATCTTTTCAATAGAGGGAAAATTCTTCACGATGCCCATATGATAGAGAGTGGGAAGACGTTCCTAATAGTTAAGTCATAGATAACAGGTTCGGTACGGGGGCAAACGTTAGAGGAAACGATTGAATAAATAGAGAAAAATATATTGGGAAAAGGGCAGTGTTATCTTGCTGAGGCGAAAAAAAATATGCCGAGCAGCAGAAATTTGCTAAAGAATTCATCCGAGAATTAAAAGGAAGATTGAAGTGGTGAAGGATTGATTTTTGGTTTATTGAGGTTAGTGTAATTCACATATAGTTCTACGGCAGAACGATATTATGATATAATCGTTCTGATAAAGAACGTAAATAGGAGGCATGCTTATGAATCTTGATTCAACAATAGAAATTCTTAGCCTAATTCAAGAGAGAAAACTTCAAAACTTGCCTGAAAGATTAAGGCCTTTTTTTGAAGGAATAGAGTTCAAAAACAGAGCGGTTTTAATTTTCGGCCCCAGGGGTGTTGGAAAAACCACTTTCATTCTTAGTAGAATCAAAAATAAGAGGATATTTTATCTTTCTGCTGACAATCCTCTGGTTTCAGCTGTAAACCTCTGGGATCTTGGAAATGCCATTTTTATGAGAGGATACGAAGGAATTGCCATAGACGAGGTACATTATGCTAAAGATTGGAGTGTTCACTTAAAAGCACTATACGATGCCTTTCCGGATAAAATAATTTGGGCTAGCGATAGCAGTAGCTTAATTTTAAGGCATGGAATTGCTGATCTATCCCGAAGATTTTCCAGAATAGAAATTCCTTTGTTGTCTTTCAGGGAGTATCTTTTTCTTAAAGAGGGGGTTGTTCTTCCGACAATAAATCCACTCTCACCAGATAGAGATCTTGTCAAGAAAGCCATGGATTCGGTCAACATTCTTTACGCCTTTCAGAATTTTATGGAAGAAGGATTCAGGCCCGTGTTTCTGGAATGGGATT
The Kosmotoga arenicorallina S304 genome window above contains:
- a CDS encoding ATP-binding protein, which produces MNLDSTIEILSLIQERKLQNLPERLRPFFEGIEFKNRAVLIFGPRGVGKTTFILSRIKNKRIFYLSADNPLVSAVNLWDLGNAIFMRGYEGIAIDEVHYAKDWSVHLKALYDAFPDKIIWASDSSSLILRHGIADLSRRFSRIEIPLLSFREYLFLKEGVVLPTINPLSPDRDLVKKAMDSVNILYAFQNFMEEGFRPVFLEWDYREQIVNIIEKTLHGDIPFFVPQITDIHFRLMNAIIGYLAMSKIPTINVEGMCNEWGIGKVKLYQLLHVMDATGLIRIIYRENDTKTFSKGAKIFLADPSFYSVLGGNIGTRREAFVTAVFSNTGKKVFACKNEEAGDFLVDGVVIEVGGKSKAINRADYVIRDNIDLPHGNVTPLWLLGFAY